The Gallus gallus isolate bGalGal1 chromosome 3, bGalGal1.mat.broiler.GRCg7b, whole genome shotgun sequence genome window below encodes:
- the TFB2M gene encoding dimethyladenosine transferase 2, mitochondrial, whose amino-acid sequence MRAGRALPGAAGCGRLLAAGLRPLLGGPGPCWATVRRAAGRWPSPGLRVPQAAEAEQLVLRAGGPWGRFIACPQLARTVQRCLQAGSGPQPVVLECAPGPGVLTRTLLNAGVRVVALESHPAFLSKLQSLENSLDGQLKVIYGDFFRLDPLVTGAVKPPAVCSDKLFEAMGIAAVPWRADVPVKIFGIFPQRKERNTLWRLLFILYECSSIYRYGRVELNIFISEKEYKVLTAKPGELRIYQALSVLWQAGCDIQLLHMEPWSSFLTNMKNGRLAIPKSTRLPNDHLCLVRLTPQQNLFTGGLKPANSATFIFMVKQCLTKPRSKLIDRLNSWSLDNADKLLKALEIPEYVETGNVYPEDYKRLFCALQNSSVFTESWFHDEVLESIRNINL is encoded by the exons aTGCGGGCGGGCCGGGCTCTGCCGGGCGCCGCGGGCTGCGGCCGCCTCCTcgcggcggggctgcggccgctGCTGGGAGGGCCGGGGCCGTGCTGGGCGACGGTGCGGCGGGCCGCGGGGCGGTGGCCGAGCCCGGGCCTGCGGGTGCCGCAGGCGGCCGAGGCGGAGCAGCTGGTCCTGCGGGCCGGCGGCCCCTGGGGCCGCTTCATCGCCTGTCCGCAGCTGGCGCGCACCGTGCAGCGCTGCCTGCAGGCCGGCTCCGGCCCTCAGCCCGTCGTGCTGGAGTGCGCGCCCG gTCCTGGAGTCTTGACCCGGACTCTGCTCAATGCAGGTGTCAGAGTGGTAGCTCTAGAAAGTCACCCAGCATTCCTTTCAAAACTACAG TCCTTAGAGAATAGCCTGGATGGACAATTAAAGGTAATTTACGGTGATTTCTTCAGACTGGATCCTTTGGTTACTGGAGCAGTGAAACCACCTGCTGTGTGTTCTGACAAACTTTTTGAAGCCATGGGTATAGCAGCAGTTCCTTGGAGAGCAG ATGTACCTGTGAAAATTTTTGGAATCTTTCcacaaagaaaggagaggaacaCACTTTGGAGGCTACTTTTTATCCTGTATGAATGCAGTTCCATATACAGATATGGAAGAGTAGAACTCAACATCTTTATAAGTGAAAAAGAATACAAG GTATTAACAGCAAAGCCTGGGGAATTAAGAATTTACCAAGCACTTTCTGTGCTTTGGCAAGCGGGATGTGACATTCAGCTACTGCACATG GAACCTTGGTCATCGTTTCTAACTAATATGAAAAATGGGCGACTGGCGATTCCAAAGAGCACG aggCTGCCAAATGACCACTTATGTTTGGTACGACTGACTCCCCAGCAAAACCTGTTTACAGGGGGCTTGAAGCCTGCTAATTCAGCTACCTTTATTTTCATGGTGAAGCAGTGTCTTACTAAACCCAGGTCTAAACTTATAGATAGATTAAA ttcatGGAGCTTGGACAATGCTGACAAATTACTGAAAGCTCTAGAAATTCCAGAATACGTTGAAACGGGTAACGTCTACCCAGAAGACTACAAGCGTCTGTTTTGTGCTTTGCAAAACTCTAGCGTGTTCACTGAAAGCTGGTTCCATGATGAGGTCCTGGAAAGTATAAGGAACATAAACTTGTGA